CTGCTCGAGCGGTACGACACCTTCGAGGTGACCGAGCGCAGCATGTTCGACGGCTCGGTCGCGACGCCGTTCGACGACGACGACGCCCGCGAGGTCGCTCGTGAGATCCTTCGTCGCGGGTATGACGCGGTGGCGGTCGCCTTCCTGCACGCCTATGCGAACCCCGCGCACGAGCTGCGCATGCGCGAGATCCTCGCGGAGGAGGCGCCGGGCGTCGAGATCACCCTGTCGCATGAGCTCTCGCGTGAATACCGCGAGTACGAGCGCACCAGCACTGCCGTGCTGGACGCCTACATCAAGCCGATCATGCGCAGCTACCTGAAGGCGCTCGAAGGCGAGTTGGAACGGCGCGGTTTCGACGGACGCTTCCTCATGTCGCGCTCGGGCGGAGGGGCGATGACCGCGTCGTCCGCGCGCGAGCAGCCCGTGAACCTGATCCTCTCCGGGCCTGCCGGCGGTGTCGTCGGCGCCGCCGCCTTCGCGAAGCTGATCGACAGGCCCAACCTCATCACGATCGACATGGGCGGCACCAGCCTCGACGCGTCGCTGGTGCAGGACGGCAACCCCGTCCTCTACCACGGCGCAGAGTTCGAGGGACTTCCCATCAACACGCCCTCCCTCTACATCCACACGATCGGCGCCGGCGGCGGGTCACTCGGCTACCTCGACGAAGCCGGCGCCCTGCAGGTCGGACCGAAGAGCGCCGGCGCCATGCCTGGACCGGCCGCGTACGGCCGTGGCGGAACGGAGCCCACGTTCACCGATGCCGCCCTCGCCATCGGCTACCTCGGGACGGACACTCCGCTCGGCGGTGAGCTCACGCTCGACCGCGAGAAGTCGCTGGCGGCGCTTCGCCCGATTGCCGAGGAACTCGGGCTCAGCGTCACCCAGCTGGCGCGCGGGATGGTGAAGATCTCGAACACCAAGATCATGGGCGCCGTGCGCGCGATCACCATCGAGCTCGGTCACGACCCCAAGGACTTCGCGCTGCTGTCATTCGGCGGCGGCGGGGGACTCGTCGCGGTCGACGTGGCGCGTGAGCTGGGAATCCCCGAGGTGATCGTGCCTCCGGGGCAGGGGGCCTTCTCGGCGCTCGGGATGCTGATGGCCGACGTGCAACACGACTACTCGCGCACGAGCCTGCAGGCTCTCGACGAGCTCGACGCCGATGCGGCCGATGCGCTCTACGCAGGTATGGAAGCGGAGGCGCGCGAGACGCTGCGTGCCGAGGGATTCGACGACGACAGTATGCTCTTCCACCGGGTCGTCGCCGTGCGGTACTCCGGCCAGGAGCACGCGGTCACGGTCGATTACCCCGAGAACAGCACGGACCCCCGAGAGGCCATCCGCTCGGAGTTCGACCGTCTGCACCTGCGCCAGTACGGCCACACCATGGACGATCCGATCGAGACGACGACGCTGCGCCTCGGCGCGGTCGGCATCGTCGACAAGCCGGATCTGCCGAAGGCGATGCGCCGTCCGGAAGGCGAAGGACCCGAGCTGCGAACGCGCACGGTCGTGCTCGACGGCGACGAGACCGCGGAGTACGCCCTGGTTTCGCGTGAGGAGCTCATGGCCGGCGACGTCATCGAAGGGCCCGTGGTCGTGACCGAGCACACGGCGACCACTGTGCTGCACGCCGGCGACCGACTCGAGGTCGGTGCTTACGGCGAGCTCATCATCTCGATCCAGTACGCGAAGAAGGGGGCCTGACGTGGCCGACGCCATCACCACCGAAATCATCAGGCACGGCCTGCTGGCCGCCGCCGAGGAGGTCGCGCGCAACCTGTGCCGCACCGCCTACAACACCGTGGTCTACGAGATCCACGACTACGGCATCGGGATCCACGACGCCAACGGAGACGTGGTCGCGGACGCGCCGGGTATCGCGGTGTTCACCAGGGGCAACGATGCCGGCATCAAGCACTCGATCGAGTTCCTCGGCCGTGATGCGATGGAGCCCGGTGACGTCTTCATCATCAACTTCCCCTACTGGTCGAGCGCCCACACACTCGATCCTCTCGTCTTCGCCCCGATCCACGTGGACGACGAGCTGATCGGGTTCGCCTCCTGCCGTGTGCACGTGACGGACCTGAATCAGAAGGATCCGGGCTACGTGCTCGACTCGACCGACCGCTCGCAGGAGGGGCTCATGCTCCCAGCCTCGAAGCTGTACCGCCGGGGCGAGCGCAACGACGATGTGTTCAACATCATCCGATTCAACAGCCGCATGCCCAAGCACACGATCGGCGACATCCAAGCGCAGGTGTCGGCGTGCGTGACGGGCGTGCGCCGCACGCAGGAGCTCGCGGACAAGTACAGCGTCCGAACGCTCACCCAGGCGATGGTGACCATCAACGAGCACGGTGCGAAGCTGGCCAGGCTCGCGCTCGCCAAGCTGCCCAAGGGCACCTGGAGCGCGGTCGACTACGTCGATGACGACGGCATCAACAAGGACGACCTCGTCAAGCTGCAGTGCACCGTGACGGTCACGGACGAGGAGATGGTGGTCGACTGGACCGGCAGCGCCGAGAACGTCGAGGGCCCCATCAACCTGCCGCCGGGCCAGACCGAGGCGCTGTCGAGCCTCATCTTCAAGTCGCTCACGACTCCGGACTCCCCGGTCGTCGCGGGCAACTTCGCCCCGTTGAGGGTGGTCACGGTGCCGGGGTCGGTCATGCACGCCGTGCCGCCTATGCCGACATTCACCCTCTGGACAGGTCTGCTCGCGGGCGAGGTCATCCTGAAGGCTCTGGCACAGGGCATGCCGGAGCTGGTTCCCGCCTGCTCGGGCGGCGACGTGTGCTCGATGATGGGCCTCGGAGTGAACCCACGCACCGGTGAGCCGTGGCAGGAGGCGACCAACGAGGCGGTCGGCTTCGGCGGCACCGCGCACCACGATGGCGAGGACGGGATCATGCATCTCTCGGAGCCCGGCTGCCGGAACAACCCTGTCGAGGTGCTCGAGGCGAAGTCGTCGATGATCATCGATCACTACGGCTACCGCCCCGACACAGGCGGGGCTGGTGAGCAGCGGGGTGGCGTGGGCGTCAGCCGCTCGTACCGCTTCACCGCCCCCGCCACCGGCATCTGCCTGGTCTACAAGACGAAGACGGAGCCGTGGTCCATCGCCGGCGGGTCGGAGGGCAAGCCGAACCGGATCGTGATGAACCCCGGAACCGATCGCGAGGTCATCCAAGGCGGCAGCTACAACCGACTGGAAGCAGGCGACGTCCTCGTCAACCAGACCGGTGGAGGGGGCGGCTACGGCGATCCGTTCCGCCGGGACCCTGCCGCCGTCGCCAATGACGTGCGTAACGGGTTCGTGTCACGAGGCGCTGCAGAACGGGACTACGGGGTGGTCGTCGGGTCCGACTTCAGCATCGACGAGGCAGCGACCGCCGCGATCCGCGGCCGCTGAGTCAACGAAGGCGGTGCGCCCCGGAATACGGGCGCACCACCTTCGTCTCCTGTCCCGCACGGGGCCCCTCATCTGTTCGGTGGCGGCGCCACCGACCCGCGTTCGATGAGCGTCTGAGGTAGGACGGTCGTCTCAGGGGGGCGACCGTCGCCGCGAATGCGATGAAGCAGGGTCCGCGTGGCCTGCTCGCCGATCTCATGGATGGGCTGCTCCACCACGGTGATCCCGGGGGTGGTCAGGCTCATCCACGGAGCGTCGTCGAATCCTGCGAGCGACAGCTGCTCGGGGATCAGGACACCACGCTCCTGTGCGGCCTTGAACACCGCCAGCGCGATCAGGCTGTCGGAGGCGATGATCGCGGTGACTGCGTCGTCGCCGTCGAGCAATCGGGACGCGAGGGCGTCGACGCCCCTGCGTCGAGCGTTGAGGTGGACGAAGGATTCAGGGCGCGCCACTCCCGCAGCGGACAGTGTCTCGACGAAGCCGACGACTCGATCGGCGACCGCAGATGACGACAGTTCCTCTCCGGTCAGGAAGTCGCCCTCATGTGCGAGCGTGGAGATGAAGGCGATGCGCCGGTGACCGGCGCCGAGCATCAGCTCCGTGAGCTTTCGCGCACCCCCGCGGTTGTCAGTGATCACGGCGTCGACGTCGACCCCGGGCACCGTACGGTCGAAGAGAACCAGCGGCCTGCCTGCGTCCAGCACAGGTTGCAGATTGCCGGGCTCGAGCGACGATGCCGGCGCGATGAGCAGGCCGTCGACCTGCTTCGCGAGCTGCACGGCGACAGCTTTCGCCTCGACAGATGGTTCCTCGTCAGAGTTCGACAGGATGAGGTCGTAGCCGGCTTCAGCTGCGACATCGGCTGCGCCGCGAGTCGCCTTCGCGAAGAACGGGTTCTCGATGTCGCCGATGATGATGCCGAGCGTGTGAGATCGCCCTGTGCTCATGGTGCGCGCGAGGGCGTTCGGGCGGTACCCGAGCTCGTCCGCTGCTTTCTGCACCCGGTCGCGCACGGCGTCGCTGACGGCGCCGTAGTCCCCGAGCGCGCGGGCTGCCGTCGCCTTCGACACGCGAGCGGCGCGAGCGACATCGCTGACCGTGGCCTCTCGGCGCCCGGCTCCCGTTTCACTCATGTCGCCCTTTCTTCATTTCCGTGACCGGTGGGTTCCAGACGTCGAACCTGTCGGTTGACGTCCCACTCGAAGCAGTGTAGCGTCCATCGAAACGAATTGAGACCGGTCTCAATCGAGTGTTTTGAGACCGGTCTCACAACAGGCCGACATCACCCGAAGCATCAGCAGTTCAGAGAGGAACACCCATGAGCATCCGCTCCACACTCCGCCGAACGGCCCTGGCCGCCGTCGCCGCGACCGCCGCGCTCGCGCTCGCCGCATGCTCGCCCTCCGCCTCGACCGGCGGCGGGGGAGACGCCGCCGAAGACAACCCCTACGGTCTGATCACGCCCGGCGAGATCCGAGTGGCAAGCCTCGGTGACTCCAAGCCCTACACGTTCACCGACGAGTCCGGCGAGTTCACCGGCTTCGACGTCGAGCTGTTCACCGACGTGGCGAACCGCATCGGCATCGAGAAGGTCGTCTTCACCGGTCAGGACTTCTCCGGTCTGCTCGCCGCCGTCGCGAACGGCCAGTTCGATGTCGGAGTGGCCGCGATCGGCATCACCGATGAGCGCAAGCAGACGGTCGACTTCTCCGACGGATACCTCGCCGGCTACCTCACGGTGATGGCGAGCCCCGACAGCGACATCACAGACGAGGAGAGTCTCGCCGGCAAGCGTCTCGGCGTGGTGCAGGGCACCCTGCAGGAGGCCTATGCGGTGAAGAACTTCACCGACACCGAGCTCGTCCGCTTCCCGGACAACAACTCGGCGATCTCCGCGGTCAACAGCGGCTCCATCGATGCGCACTTCCTCGACTACGAGGCCGCCAAGGAGTACGCCGAGCAGTACGGCCTCGAGAACGCGATCGACATCCCGTCGTTCGATGCGCCGGCCGGCTTCGCGATCGCGAAGGGCAAGGACGAGTTCAAGGAGGCGCTGAACGACGCTCTGCACGATGCGATGGAGGACGGCACCTGGAAGGAGCTCTACGAGAAGTGGTTCCCGGGCTCCCCGATGCCCGACCAGTACCTGCCCAGCGACGAGCAGGGCGAGGGCGACGGCGAGTAATCGCCTCGTCGGTGCGGGGCCTCGGCCGACGCGGCCCCGCACCTCGAACAGGAGATCCACATGGACTGGCTCGACAAGCTCATCAAGACGTTCCTCGATTTCGAGGCGATGTGGAAGGTTCTTCCGCAGCTGCTCGGCACGGGACTGGTGAACACCCTGATCATCTCGGTGGCCGCCACTGTGCTCGGCATCGTCATCGGCATGATCCTCGCGGTCATGGGCGTCGCCCGTACCGCGTGGCTGCGCGTTCCCGCGCGCATCTACACAGACATCTTCCGCGGGCTGCCCGCGATTCTGACGATTCTGCTGATCGGGCAGGGCTTCGCCTCGATCAGCCGGCAGATGTTCGGTCCCTCGCCCTACCCGCTCGGCATCCTGGCGCTGAGCCTGATCGCGGGCGCGTACATCGGCGAGATCTTCCGCGCCGGCATCCAGTCCGTCGAGCGGGGTCAGCTCGAGGCCTGCCGCGCACTGGGCATGAGCTACGGGTCGGCCATGCGCCTGGTCGTGGTCCCGCAAGGCATCCGCCGGGTCCTGCCCGCACTGGTGAACCAGTTCATCGCCATCGTGAAGGACTCCTCCCTGGTGTACTTCCTCGGGCTACTGGTGTCGGAGCGAGAGCTGTTCCGCGTCGGCCAGGATGCCGCGGTGCTGACCGGCAACCTGTCGCCACTGGTGATGGCCGGCATCTTCTACCTCGTGATCACCGTGCCGCTGACCCACCTGGTCAACTACTTCGACAACAGATTCCGCACCGGTCGCCGCAAGCCCACGCCGCCCAAGAGCGGTCTGGAAGAGGTGGCCGAGCAGTCGCTCAGCCCGGTGTACACCCGAGGAGAGAACACATGACCTACACGTCACCCCTGCCCATCACCGAGGGCCGCTTCTTCGAGGGCTCCCGGCTGCAGATCGAGAACCTCCGCATGGCCTACGGTGACATCGACGTCATCAACGACGTCTCACTCACCGTCGAGCCAGGCACCACGACCTGCATCATCGGCCCTTCGGGGTCCGGCAAGTCGACCCTTCTCCGTGGTGTGAACCGACTCCACGAGCCCAAGGCCGGCCGAGTTCAGCTCGCAGATGACGACGCGCTCTCCCTCAAGCCAGACGTGCTTCGCCGCCGGGTCGGCCTCGTCTTCCAGCACTTCAACCTCTTCCCCGATCACACCGCGCAGCAGAACGTCGCTCTGGCGCTGCGCAATGTGAAGCGCATCGCGAAGGGTGAGGCTGAGCGCATCGCGCTGGCCAGGCTCACCGAGGTCGGACTGGCCGAGCGCGCCGATCATCGCCCTCGCGATCTCTCGGGCGGGCAGCAGCAGCGAGTCGCGATCGCGCGTGCCCTGGCCATGGAGCCCGAGGTCATGCTCTTCGACGAGGCGACCAGTGCGCTCGACCCCGAGCTGGTCAAGGGCGTGCTCAACCTCATGGCCGAGCTCGCGCAGCGCGGCATGACGATGCTCGTCGTGACCCATGAGATGGGCTTCGCCCGCAAGGTCGCCGACCAGGTCGTCTTCATGGATGAGGGCCGAGTCGTCGAGGCGGGCACGCCGGAGCAGATCTTCGACGATCCGCAGAGCGACCGCCTGCGCCTCTTCCTCTCGGAGGTGCTGTGATGGCGACGACATCAGCCGAGCCGATCCGCACCGCCGTCATCGGATACGGGGTCTCGGGCCGTGTGTTCCACGCGCCGTTCCTCGAGGCGGATCCGGAGTTCTCGCTCGAAGTGATCGTGACCGGCGACGCGGGTCGCGCAGCGGCCGCCGCGACGCAGCATCCGGATGCCCGAGTGCTTGCGTCGGTCGAGGAGATGCTCGAGGCCGCGGATGACCTCGACCTCGTCGTGATCGGAACGCCGCCGGCCACGCACGCCCGTATAGCGACGGCCGCGCTCGATGCAGGCCTGGACGTCGTCGTCGACAAGCCGTTCACGGCGACCTCGGATGAGGGCCGGGCGCTCATCGAGCACGCGCAGAGGCTCGGTCGGCGGATCACGGTGTTCCAGAACCGGCGCTGGGACGGCGACTTCCAGACGGTGCGCGATCTCGTCGAGACGGGCCGTCTGGGTGCCGTGCGCCGATTCGAGTCGCGGTTCGAGTGGTACAAGCCCCAGGTGCGAGCGAGCTGGAAGGCCGAGGCATCGGCGGCCCAGGGCGGCGGAATCCTGTTCGATCTCGGCACGCACCTGATCGACCAGGCCGTGCAGCTGTTCGGACCGGTCGCGGAGGCGAGGGCCGAGCTGGCCGTCAACCGGCCTGGCGGCCTCGCCGACGACGACGCCTTCGTCGCGCTGCGACACGAGTCGGGCACCATCTCGCACCTGTGGATGAACTCTCTCGCTCCGCAGTTCGGGCCTCGATTCCACGTGCTCGGCTCTCTGAGCGGGTACACGAGCCACGGCCTGGACGGGCAGGAGTCGGCACTGGATGCCGGTGCCTCGCCCGCCGACGAGGACTACGGCGTCACCCCGGCGTCGCGCTGGGGGCTCTTCGGCGTGGAAGGCGACCTGGAGCCGTTGCCGATGCGCCGCGGCGACTACGGCGCGTTCTACCGCGCCCTCGCTGACGCACTTCGCGAAGACGCAGCGCTTCCGGTCGATCCGAGAGACGCGGTCTCGGTGATCGAGATCATCGAGCGACTGCACGCCGAGACGCCGCTGCGTCGCCCCGACCTCTCCGAACAGAACGAAGGATGAAGATGACCGAATCGCAGCCTCTGCACGTCGTCGTGATCGGCGCCGGGATCCTTGGCGCCTCGACCGCGGCCCACCTCGCGCGCTCCGGAGCCCGGGTGACGCTCGTCACTGCGGGCAAGCCGGCCGATGGTGCATCCGGGCGTTCGATCGCATGGCTGAACTCATCGGGCGCACGGTCGACGGAGTACCGCTATCTGCGTCTGATCGGACTCGACCGCTACCGCACCTGGCGCGAGCGGCACCCCGACAGCGCGTCGTACCTGCGCTTCGACGGTGCGCTGAAGTGGGGCGGGGAGGACGAGAGCTTCCGCGACACCTTCGACTACGAGCGCGCAGGCGGATACGACTCGCAGTGGCTCGACCGGGAGCAGGTGGCGACGCTGACGCCGGATGTGGATGCCGACGCGGTCTCGTCCGAAGGAGCGATCTTCAACCGGGGCGAGGGCTGGGTCAACCTTCCCGATCTCATCGCCGCACTTCTCGACGAGGCGAGGGCGGACGGAGCGGAACTCCTCGAGGATGCCGGGGACGTGCGAGTGGACGTGCGCGGCGGTGCGGCTGTAGGCGTCGTCCTCGGCGACGGCACTCCTCTTGCGGCCGATCGGGTGGTTCTCGCCACGGGCGGCGACGTGCCTGCTCATCTGGCTGCCCTCGGCGTCACGGTGCCGGACGCCACCCCCGCGGCGTTCGTCGTCGTCACCGAACCGGTCGAGCCGCGGGTGAGAACCGTGCTGAACACCCCGCGGGTCGCCGTGCGCCCCATGCCGGACGGACGCCTCGTGCTGGACGCGGACTGGGCTGAGAAGTCCATCGTCGTGGAGTCCGACGGGTCGCTCACCGTGCCGGATGAGTCGGTGCGCGGGCTGCTGGAGGAGGGGTCCCGTGTGCTCGCGGGCCATCCGACGCTGGTAGCCGAGCGGGTGGCATCCGGCCTCAAGCCGATCCCTGGCGACGGCGAGCCCGTGGTCGGGTCGGTGCCGGCGATCGACGGCCTCTACACGCTCTTCACGCACTCGGGCGCCACTCTCGGGCTGATCCTGGGCGAACTGGTCGCCGAGGAGATCATCACGGGCAAGCCATCGCCGGTGCTCGATGCCTTCCGGCTGGACCGATTCGCTGACGGCGTCGAGCTGGACGAGGTGGGGATCGGCGCCTGGTCGCCGGTCACGAGCACCTGATCGGGTGAGACGGGAGGGGCGGATGCCGTTCGGCATCCGCCCCTCCCGCGCCTCGACACATGCCTTCCCCTGCATATCGACCCGCGTAGCGTGGGCACCAGCGATCGGCATCCGCCCTTGGCTACCAAAGCTCAAGGGCATCTGATCGGCAGGAGAGCATCATCAGTTCTACTCACATCGACACCGGCGTCGAGACCAGCGCAGCCACCCTCGGACCGATCCGCCAGACCTACTTCGGCACGGCCGAGTTCCCGCCCATGGCGCACGCGTACAAGCAGGTGTCGCAGGTCGTGCGCGAGACCGGGCTGCTGCGGCGGGCCACGTGGTTCTACATCGCCGTCGCGGCCGGCATCGTGCTCGCCCTCGGGGGAGCGGTCACCGGATTCATCCTGCTCGGCGACAGCTGGTTCCAGCTTCTGATCGCGGCAGCGCTGGGCATCATCTTCACGCAGATCGCCTTCCTCTCGCATGAGGCGGCGCACCGGCAGATCCTGAGCTCAGGCCCGGCGAACTTCAAGCTCGCCCGCATCCTCGCGGGCAGCATCGGCATGAGCTACTCGTGGTGGGACTCCAAGCACACCAGGCACCACGGCAACCCGAATCAGGTCGGCAAGGACCCCGACATCGAGGTCGACACCATCTCGTTCCTCGACGAGGACGCCGCGAAGTCGCGAGGACTGATCCGGCTGATCACCCGCAAGCAGGGCTGGCTGTTCTTCCCGCTGCTCACCCTCGAAGGTCTGAACCTGCACTACATCGGGCTGAAGCACCTGTTCACGAAGAAGAAGGTCAAGGGTCGCTGGACCGAGCTCGGCATCATCGCGCTCCGCTTCGCGATCCTCCTCATCCCCGTGTTCCTGATGCTGCCGCTGGGCATGGCGTTCGCGTTCCTGGGCGTGCAGCTGGCCGTGTTCGGCGTCTACATGGGCGCATCGTTCGCACCCAACCACAAAGGGATGCCGATCATCGACCCGAACGCGCGTCTCGACTTCTTCTCGAAGCAGGTGCGCACCTCGCGCAACATCCGCGGCGGCTGGTGGGCGACCGCGCTCATGGGCGGCCTCAACTACCAGGTCGAGCACCACCTGTTCCCGAACATGCCGCGTCCGCACCTGGCCAAGGCACGCGAGATCGTGCGCGACTACTGCGCGTCGAACAACGTGCCGTACACCGAGACGAGCCTCGGTCGCTCGTACGCGATCGTGATCGAGTATCTGAACCGGGTCGGCCTCGCCGCCGGCGCCGATCCGTTCGACTGCCCCGCAGCCACAAGCTTCCGTCGCGCCTGACCGGACCGCGCCTCGCGGCGGCAGCGCCTCGGGGCGGCAGCGCCTCGGGAGACCGCGGAATGTACCGCCCGAGCGTGCCGACGGAGTCCCGGCTCAGACCGCCGGGTACGCCGATGCCTTGAGCGCGCGTGCGAGGTGCGCGGCGTTCGCCGCGGCCGTCTTGATCGTCTGGGCGACCTTCTCGGGTGTCTCGGGCAGATCCTTGTAGTCGGTCGACCCCATGGCCTCGCCGTTCCAGTAGATCGAGCCCTGCGCGGGGATCGTGTACCCCACGTCGTCGAGCGACTGGAACACGATGGCGGCGATGTGGTGTGCGCCGTCCTCATTGCCGACGACGACCGCGAGCGCGACCTTGTCGAACAAGATCGGCCGGCCCTGCTCATCCGTCTCGCTGAGCTCAGCGTCCAGCCGCTCGAGCACGCGCTGCGCGACGCTGGAGTGCTGACCCATCCAGGTCGGCGTGGCGAACACGAGGATGTCGGCGGCGAGCACTCGCTCGCGCAGCGCGGGCCACTGGTCGCCGTCGCCCATGTCGGTCTGCACTCCCGGACGGATGTCGTGATCGACAGCGCGGATGCGGTCGGCGCTCACTCCGTGCTCGGCCAGGGCGTCGAGCACCTGCTCGCCCAGCACGTCGGTGCTCGATTCGGCGGGGGAGGGCTTGAGGGTGCAGTTGATCAGAAGGGCGCTGAGCTTGGTGTCCATGAGTGTCACCGAACCACCCATCAGCACGGCGCGGGAGGGGCTTTCGTGCCGGAGCGCTATGAGCTAGACACCTCGCGTCTCGGCGACGCCGGTCTCGGGCTCGGCGTCCTGCTCGTCCTCCTCGCGTCGCGATCCGGATCCCAGCCGAAGCGTCGCGATCAGCCCCAGAGCGAGGAGCCCCGCTGTCCCAGCGGCACGTCCTTGAGCACCACTCCGGTCAGCTGAGCGGTGGCCAGGCCCAGCCCGATGCCGTAGAGGAAGAGGAAGGGCACCACGTTCGCCCACGACGCCGACGCGGTGATCGCCCACCCGAGCCCGGCGACGCCGACGATCTCGGCGGCGATACCCGCCCGCACCAGGGTGATCGGCGTGACGCGAGAGCCCATCGCCCCTGAGAACCCATTCGCCGCGAACGAGCCGAGGGTCAGCGCGAGCAGCACGAAGCCGGTCTGCAGAGTGTCGTAGCCCACGACGTTCTGCAGCCACAGCGGCAGCGACAGAACGATGCCGAACTCTGGTCCGAGCGGGATGTCGATGCCGAAAGCCCACCGCCACGAGAAATACGTCGTCAACCATCCGCCCAGCAGGGAGTGTGTAGCTCTCCTGCACCCACTGCACCTGCGTCGAGCTGATGCCCAGGTCGTCGACGATCGACGGGATGGCG
The window above is part of the Microbacterium sp. nov. GSS16 genome. Proteins encoded here:
- a CDS encoding fatty acid desaturase family protein; protein product: MAHAYKQVSQVVRETGLLRRATWFYIAVAAGIVLALGGAVTGFILLGDSWFQLLIAAALGIIFTQIAFLSHEAAHRQILSSGPANFKLARILAGSIGMSYSWWDSKHTRHHGNPNQVGKDPDIEVDTISFLDEDAAKSRGLIRLITRKQGWLFFPLLTLEGLNLHYIGLKHLFTKKKVKGRWTELGIIALRFAILLIPVFLMLPLGMAFAFLGVQLAVFGVYMGASFAPNHKGMPIIDPNARLDFFSKQVRTSRNIRGGWWATALMGGLNYQVEHHLFPNMPRPHLAKAREIVRDYCASNNVPYTETSLGRSYAIVIEYLNRVGLAAGADPFDCPAATSFRRA
- a CDS encoding flavodoxin family protein, which translates into the protein MDTKLSALLINCTLKPSPAESSTDVLGEQVLDALAEHGVSADRIRAVDHDIRPGVQTDMGDGDQWPALRERVLAADILVFATPTWMGQHSSVAQRVLERLDAELSETDEQGRPILFDKVALAVVVGNEDGAHHIAAIVFQSLDDVGYTIPAQGSIYWNGEAMGSTDYKDLPETPEKVAQTIKTAAANAAHLARALKASAYPAV